The Drosophila virilis strain 15010-1051.87 unplaced genomic scaffold, Dvir_AGI_RSII-ME tig00001170, whole genome shotgun sequence genome includes a window with the following:
- the LOC138911500 gene encoding uncharacterized protein translates to MREATVLNVVEFLVSEVFYKFGVPEVIHSDNSGHPGVSRARLARRLASLSDHVISHLHPADKIHLIRRRVQGQLHQAYERSQRQYNAQARVFQAEPGQEVYRRTFVLSDFGKALNAKFARKFLKARVVRRVGNNSFLLEDLKGKPLGVFHAKDIRM, encoded by the exons ATGCGGGAGGCTACGGTTCTTAACGTGGTGGAGTTTTTGGTCAGCGAGGTTTTTTATAAGTTTGGAGTACCCGAGGTCATCCATTCTGATAACTCTGGCCATCCGGGCGTATCTAGAGCAAG ATTGGCTCGTAGGTTAGCGTCTCTGAGTGATCATGTGATCTCCCATTTGCACCCCGCGGACAAAATACACCTGATTAGACGGCGAGTCCAAGGCCAACTACATCAGGCTTACGAAAGAAGTCAGCGGCAGTACAATGCTCAAGCCCGGGTGTTCCAGGCGGAACCCGGCCAAGAAGTTTACCGACGCACTTTTGTGCTGAGTGACTTTGGAAAAGCTTTGAACGCCAAGTTTGCAAGAAAGTTCCTTAAGGCCAGAGTAGTGCGTCGAGTAGGCAACAACTCGTTCCTGCTGGAAGATTTGAAAGGGAAGCCCTTAGGAGTGTTCCATGCAAAGGACATACGAATGTAG